In Haemophilus parainfluenzae, the sequence ACAAAGATGCGTCCAAGTGCTGCGACTGGGTTTATCCACTCCCATAAGAGTGTCCCCGTTATTGCACTACCAACTAAAATCACGGCTAAAATCACATAGCGAAGTTGGCGTGAAATTTTTAATGATTGTCGAATACCTAATTTTCTACGTAACCAAGCTGCAGCATCTGTTACCATATTCATTGGGCAAACCCAACTACAAAAGGCTTTGCTTGCAACGATAGCGTAGAATATGACAATCACTAAGGCACCAATAATCGTTGTGATTTCTGGTAGGTAACCTGTCACTAAACTTTCAGCGGTAATCAATGGATCTGTCAATGGCACAGTATCCAAAAGCATGCTTGAGCTGTAATTGCCTTTTAGAATCCAAACTTGCCAAATTGGGCCACTTAAGAACATTAAAATAATACTTAATTGACTGATTCGACGTAGAATTAAAAAGCGATAAGCATGCCACCAACCGA encodes:
- the napH gene encoding quinol dehydrogenase ferredoxin subunit NapH, producing MAEKYTPNKPKDAGLEARQKLGWWHAYRFLILRRISQLSIILMFLSGPIWQVWILKGNYSSSMLLDTVPLTDPLITAESLVTGYLPEITTIIGALVIVIFYAIVASKAFCSWVCPMNMVTDAAAWLRRKLGIRQSLKISRQLRYVILAVILVGSAITGTLLWEWINPVAALGRIFVFGTGATLWLVTVIFLFDLLVAEHGWCGHLCPIGAIYGVIGAKSLIKINVVDRDRCDRCMDCYNVCPEPQVLRLPLHGGPEDSQIILAKDCITCGRCIDVCAENVFTFGSRFEKQIKIKNI